The following proteins are co-located in the Synechococcus sp. PROS-U-1 genome:
- a CDS encoding thiamine pyrophosphate-binding protein produces MKGSDFIAQYFSKIGVNQAFVLTGGCIIHFIDSLSKAEGIDYLPMLHEQSCAMAADAYARVTGNLGVAATTSGPGATNLLTGLCCSYYDSIPVVHITGQVHSSKLKRDLKTRQYGFQETDVVSIFKSVTKYCTQVNKPEMLEYELLKAVDIATTGRKGPVLLDITEDVLYSEFVPMPTKFKCSEPAKSAGSIDSNKVAQAHNLISNSARPVLVLGAGALNVDKTKLKDFVSNLGIPVLLTWGAFDLLSVVDDFFVGGFGVTSRRGGNFVIQKSDLILAMGTRFDTHEIGNNPADFSPLSRRIVVDIDSGEIAKYSKIGFRTDITFVADCEYFIDHFIALQPNKSSASILSWRNWFKQCQDWDSRYPVFNSKQKQQSELVNPYEFFDLLLEELTPQDIIITDCGSNLIWTMQSLQLPHKFKNLISAFNHSPMGYSLPASIGAALASPNSRVICISGDGGLQINIQELATVSKNQLNIKIFVLNNHSHGIIQGTQDSWLDGRHHASCPLLGKLPDPDPAFLANSYSISNINVFSRLDLTSAFSEIFKDVQPGLVNVHMQSGPQIEPKLLYGNKLENMHPLLSNDELYEQFISK; encoded by the coding sequence ATGAAAGGTTCTGATTTTATTGCGCAATATTTTTCAAAAATTGGAGTTAATCAAGCTTTTGTATTGACTGGTGGTTGTATTATCCATTTTATCGACTCACTATCAAAAGCTGAAGGAATTGATTATCTTCCTATGTTGCACGAGCAGAGCTGTGCGATGGCTGCTGATGCTTACGCGAGAGTGACAGGAAATCTGGGCGTCGCGGCAACGACAAGTGGTCCGGGTGCTACTAACTTGTTGACTGGTCTTTGTTGTTCTTATTATGACTCTATACCAGTGGTACATATTACAGGTCAAGTACATTCTAGTAAATTAAAAAGAGATCTAAAGACACGCCAGTATGGATTTCAAGAGACAGATGTTGTCTCCATTTTTAAATCAGTCACAAAATACTGTACACAAGTTAATAAACCTGAAATGCTTGAATATGAACTACTTAAGGCTGTTGACATAGCTACAACTGGCCGCAAAGGCCCTGTATTACTCGATATCACAGAAGATGTTTTGTATTCCGAGTTTGTTCCTATGCCTACCAAATTTAAGTGCTCTGAACCAGCAAAATCTGCTGGATCTATCGATTCAAATAAAGTCGCTCAAGCACACAATCTTATATCCAATTCTGCTCGTCCCGTTCTTGTTTTGGGTGCCGGTGCACTAAATGTGGATAAAACCAAGCTTAAAGACTTTGTTTCCAATCTTGGTATTCCTGTATTGTTAACCTGGGGAGCATTTGATCTTCTAAGCGTTGTTGATGACTTTTTTGTTGGAGGCTTTGGTGTTACCTCTAGGCGCGGTGGTAATTTCGTTATCCAAAAAAGTGACTTAATACTCGCTATGGGCACAAGATTTGACACTCATGAGATAGGCAATAATCCAGCAGACTTCTCACCATTATCTCGTCGTATCGTTGTTGATATTGACTCTGGAGAAATAGCTAAATATTCAAAAATAGGCTTTAGAACAGACATCACTTTTGTTGCTGATTGTGAATATTTTATCGATCATTTTATCGCACTTCAACCAAACAAATCTAGTGCTTCAATTCTTTCTTGGCGAAATTGGTTTAAACAATGCCAAGACTGGGATAGCAGATACCCTGTATTTAACTCCAAACAAAAGCAACAATCTGAGTTAGTCAATCCTTATGAGTTTTTTGATCTCCTGCTAGAAGAACTCACACCACAAGATATCATCATAACCGATTGCGGTAGTAATCTTATTTGGACTATGCAATCACTTCAATTGCCCCATAAGTTTAAGAATCTCATTTCAGCGTTTAATCATTCTCCCATGGGGTATTCTCTTCCTGCGTCAATTGGAGCAGCTCTTGCCTCTCCCAATTCACGTGTTATATGTATCAGTGGAGATGGTGGACTCCAAATAAATATTCAAGAGCTTGCTACAGTTAGCAAAAATCAATTGAATATAAAGATTTTTGTTCTTAATAATCATTCTCATGGCATCATCCAGGGCACTCAAGATAGTTGGCTAGATGGTAGGCATCATGCTTCATGTCCGCTTCTTGGTAAATTACCAGATCCAGATCCTGCCTTTCTTGCAAATTCATATAGCATTTCTAACATAAATGTGTTTAGCAGATTAGATTTAACTTCTGCTTTTAGTGAAATTTTCAAAGATGTTCAACCTGGCCTTGTAAATGTACATATGCAATCAGGTCCTCAAATAGAGCCAAAACTATTGTATGGAAATAAACTAGAAAATATGCATCCATTGCTATCAAATGATGAACTTTATGAGCAATTTATTTCTAAATAA
- a CDS encoding radical SAM protein encodes MDKFRIDSHKYLFHPDHSSNVLNHYKDPENKLFREKFKSQLPLYIEISPVGACNHRCTFCAVDYIGYKSTFMNTNKLKESLRSMRSQGVKSIMYAGEGEPLLHPDISEIVNFTKEKSNIDVSFTTNAYKLNDEFIKRSLHNISWIKISFNGGDEDTYSSIHRTNKKDFHVVSNNIEKAVKFRNDNNLSCSIGLQTLLLPDNKESMEELCRHSRSLGADYLVIKPYSQHKFSNTQKYSDIDYRDYLHLQEKLEAFNTDEFKVIFRINTINNWLSQNNERYCKCISTPSVWAYIMADGDIYTCSAYLLDERFKLGNINEESFFKIWASEKRMKHKEFIFNKLDINECRVNCRMDQVNRYLDQVYNENVPHINFI; translated from the coding sequence ATGGACAAGTTCAGGATAGATTCTCATAAATACTTATTTCATCCGGATCACTCAAGTAATGTTCTAAATCATTATAAAGATCCTGAAAATAAGTTATTCAGAGAGAAATTCAAATCGCAACTTCCTTTATATATAGAAATTTCACCTGTTGGTGCTTGTAACCATCGATGTACATTTTGTGCAGTTGATTATATTGGATATAAGTCAACTTTCATGAATACAAATAAACTGAAAGAAAGCTTGAGAAGCATGAGAAGCCAAGGAGTAAAAAGCATTATGTATGCAGGCGAGGGCGAACCACTACTACACCCGGATATCTCTGAAATAGTAAATTTTACAAAAGAAAAATCAAACATAGACGTATCATTTACAACAAATGCATATAAATTGAATGATGAGTTTATAAAGAGGTCACTCCACAACATCTCATGGATTAAAATTTCATTTAACGGTGGGGATGAGGATACATATTCATCTATTCATAGAACAAATAAAAAAGACTTCCATGTTGTAAGCAACAATATAGAAAAGGCGGTTAAATTTAGAAATGACAATAATCTGAGCTGCTCAATAGGGCTTCAAACATTACTTTTGCCTGACAATAAGGAAAGCATGGAGGAGCTTTGTCGACATTCCCGGTCGTTAGGGGCGGACTATTTAGTAATCAAACCTTACTCTCAACACAAATTTTCTAACACTCAAAAATACTCAGATATTGACTATCGTGACTATCTTCATTTACAAGAGAAATTAGAGGCATTTAATACTGATGAATTTAAAGTCATATTTAGAATTAACACAATTAATAATTGGCTTTCTCAGAATAATGAGCGTTACTGTAAGTGCATCTCTACTCCTTCGGTATGGGCATATATAATGGCAGATGGTGATATTTATACTTGTAGTGCGTATTTACTGGACGAACGATTTAAGCTAGGGAATATAAATGAAGAAAGCTTTTTTAAAATTTGGGCGTCTGAAAAAAGAATGAAGCATAAAGAGTTCATTTTTAACAAGCTTGACATAAATGAATGTAGAGTAAATTGTAGAATGGATCAAGTCAATCGTTATTTAGACCAAGTATACAATGAGAATGTTCCTCATATTAATTTTATCTAG
- a CDS encoding class I SAM-dependent methyltransferase, which yields MEALSQLRKSCSWPSIYYDCVDRLIKLTNAQVVLEIGVAYGLHAEHLLERFPALIYYGIDPFKAGYDPNDGFVRDVHMAYKDINEQISMDNLYKDVTKSINQNYPIRSCITRATLSECSNLFPKEFFDFIFIDGDHRYEAVKKDLNNSLALVKKNGVLAGDDYDWQDVAKAVDIFASEHDLKIDFINGENGHKIWYSKLN from the coding sequence ATGGAAGCTCTAAGTCAGCTGCGCAAATCCTGCTCGTGGCCGTCAATCTACTACGATTGCGTTGATCGTCTAATTAAACTTACTAATGCACAAGTAGTACTTGAAATCGGTGTTGCATATGGATTGCATGCTGAACACCTATTAGAAAGGTTTCCAGCACTGATTTATTATGGAATTGATCCATTTAAGGCCGGCTATGATCCTAATGATGGCTTCGTCAGAGATGTACACATGGCATATAAGGATATCAATGAGCAAATATCAATGGACAATCTATACAAAGATGTAACTAAAAGTATTAATCAAAACTATCCAATTCGTTCATGTATTACGAGAGCGACTCTTAGCGAATGCAGCAATCTTTTTCCAAAAGAATTTTTTGACTTTATATTTATAGATGGTGACCACCGATATGAAGCAGTAAAAAAAGACTTAAATAATTCACTTGCTTTAGTCAAGAAAAATGGAGTACTCGCTGGTGACGACTATGACTGGCAAGATGTGGCAAAGGCTGTCGATATATTCGCATCAGAGCATGATCTGAAAATAGACTTTATTAATGGTGAAAATGGACATAAAATATGGTACTCGAAGCTAAATTGA